One segment of Candidatus Bathyarchaeota archaeon DNA contains the following:
- a CDS encoding TIGR00269 family protein, with amino-acid sequence MRKTIAKYKLFEIDDRIAVAVSGGKDSLSLLHILFKIEQDFPKSSICAITVDEGISGYRDEAIEIAKKNCAELGIAHIIVSFKELYGYTLDEIVEKVRGEKLTPCAYCGILRRKAINIGGQLAGATKIATAHTLDDEIQTFFLNIIHGEPLRIKRTLQTENFKVGFIPRVKPLCEVLEKETALYAYVTNITFQDEPCPYAGEALRNDVRRILNYMEEKHPGMKYTIYRSYEKLRDSIMLKEIPFKICSDCGEPSSTDLCQTCQILREISRV; translated from the coding sequence GTGCGTAAAACTATTGCAAAATATAAATTGTTTGAGATTGATGACAGAATTGCCGTGGCGGTTTCAGGGGGAAAGGACAGCCTAAGTCTTCTTCACATACTATTCAAGATAGAACAAGATTTTCCTAAGTCATCTATTTGTGCAATTACTGTCGACGAAGGAATAAGCGGGTACAGGGATGAGGCGATTGAAATTGCTAAAAAGAATTGTGCAGAACTTGGAATTGCGCATATAATAGTATCTTTTAAAGAGTTATATGGATACACGCTAGATGAGATTGTGGAGAAGGTTCGTGGCGAAAAGCTAACTCCATGCGCTTACTGCGGAATCCTACGTAGAAAGGCAATCAATATTGGCGGTCAACTTGCTGGCGCAACGAAGATTGCCACGGCCCATACTCTCGATGATGAGATTCAAACTTTCTTTCTAAACATCATCCATGGCGAGCCTCTACGTATAAAGAGAACATTGCAAACCGAGAACTTTAAGGTCGGCTTTATACCTAGGGTCAAACCCCTATGCGAGGTTCTAGAAAAGGAAACGGCTCTATACGCATATGTTACAAACATTACATTCCAAGATGAACCATGCCCATATGCTGGTGAGGCGTTGAGGAATGATGTGCGCCGGATTCTTAATTATATGGAAGAAAAGCATCCAGGTATGAAGTATACAATCTATCGCTCCTACGAGAAGCTTCGGGATTCAATAATGCTGAAAGAAATCCCATTTAAGATCTGTTCAGACTGTGGTGAACCCTCGTCAACGGACTTGTGCCAAACATGTCAGATCTTAAGAGAGATAAGCAGGGTATAA
- the fhcD gene encoding formylmethanofuran--tetrahydromethanopterin N-formyltransferase — protein sequence MFRLNGVEIDDTFAELFEMWAARVLITAKDEKWALTAANAATGFASSIIGCPAEAGVERIVGREMTPDKRVGAIIQIYHGIRSELKKQMIKRIGQCIMTCPTTSIFDFLPNAIRRLKVGRSLRLFGDGFQRRDEIYGRRVWRIPVMEGEFIIEESFGVKKAIAGGNFIILAETQDSALLGAEEAVKAIRSEVEGVILPFPGGICRSGSKVGSLKYKLPASTNHLFCPILRDVLSGSNVTEDANCVYEIVVNGLNLDCVKKAMAEGIKAAAKVKGVVKISAGNYGGKIGPIKVYLHDILRDV from the coding sequence ATGTTTAGGCTTAACGGAGTAGAGATAGACGATACATTCGCAGAGCTTTTCGAGATGTGGGCTGCAAGGGTACTCATCACAGCAAAAGATGAGAAATGGGCTTTAACCGCAGCAAACGCTGCAACTGGCTTTGCATCATCCATAATTGGATGTCCAGCAGAAGCAGGTGTGGAGAGAATAGTTGGAAGAGAGATGACACCGGACAAGAGGGTTGGAGCCATTATACAAATATATCATGGGATCAGGAGCGAGCTGAAAAAGCAGATGATTAAGCGGATAGGGCAATGTATAATGACTTGCCCCACAACTTCGATTTTTGATTTTCTTCCAAATGCCATTCGAAGATTAAAAGTTGGAAGGAGCTTAAGGCTTTTTGGCGATGGATTTCAGAGAAGAGACGAAATCTATGGAAGACGAGTTTGGCGGATACCCGTAATGGAAGGCGAGTTCATTATAGAAGAAAGTTTCGGAGTGAAGAAAGCGATTGCAGGGGGCAATTTTATAATTCTCGCCGAAACCCAGGATTCGGCTTTATTGGGTGCCGAGGAAGCCGTTAAGGCTATCCGAAGCGAAGTTGAGGGTGTAATACTGCCTTTCCCAGGTGGCATTTGCAGATCTGGCTCAAAGGTGGGCTCTCTCAAGTATAAGCTTCCAGCATCAACAAATCACCTCTTCTGCCCAATCCTCAGAGATGTCTTATCAGGATCTAATGTAACTGAGGATGCTAATTGCGTCTATGAGATTGTAGTGAACGGATTAAATTTAGATTGCGTTAAGAAAGCAATGGCTGAGGGGATTAAAGCAGCGGCGAAGGTTAAAGGCGTAGTAAAAATATCCGCGGGAAATTATGGAGGAAAGATAGGACCCATCAAAGTTTACCTTCATGACATTCTGAGAGATGTTTGA
- a CDS encoding nucleotidyltransferase domain-containing protein, protein MAKKPVARDERVEVIYSKERWELLKALRKQAIEIMEALEKAHIFSVVHGSIARGDATPKSDIDIFVPQTVSSFLIETSLLRNGFQISKRILIQATPTHTIKGFIEIDEQRHVSFPMSKLKRLGREFYRFGGEATVEMLRNGVRTPGVDKRLMLIEPTESGHIESRVVGREEYVAKLLGISVDTVLNRVRTLLRRDEIGRTGLFIERELSPNETFESVLKRLADENPAVRRRLRCS, encoded by the coding sequence TTGGCCAAAAAACCAGTAGCCCGCGACGAAAGAGTCGAAGTCATATATAGTAAAGAGCGTTGGGAGTTACTAAAAGCATTAAGGAAACAGGCTATTGAGATAATGGAGGCCCTGGAAAAGGCTCACATATTCTCCGTGGTCCATGGAAGTATCGCTAGAGGTGATGCCACGCCAAAAAGCGACATAGACATTTTTGTTCCGCAGACCGTTTCCTCCTTCCTCATAGAAACATCTCTCCTGAGAAACGGTTTTCAAATCTCAAAACGCATCCTCATACAGGCAACTCCAACTCACACTATTAAGGGATTCATAGAGATAGATGAGCAGAGGCATGTCTCATTTCCCATGTCGAAATTAAAGAGGCTTGGAAGAGAGTTTTACCGGTTTGGTGGCGAGGCGACGGTTGAAATGCTCAGGAATGGTGTCAGAACCCCAGGCGTCGATAAGAGGTTAATGCTAATTGAACCTACAGAGAGTGGTCACATAGAAAGCAGGGTTGTTGGAAGGGAGGAGTATGTCGCAAAACTGCTCGGCATATCTGTGGACACTGTACTAAATAGAGTTAGAACGCTATTACGCCGTGATGAAATTGGTCGGACAGGACTTTTTATTGAGAGAGAATTGTCCCCCAACGAAACGTTTGAGTCGGTTCTAAAGAGACTTGCGGATGAGAATCCAGCGGTAAGGAGAAGACTTAGATGTTCATAG
- a CDS encoding putative metallopeptidase, which translates to MTIRYRDAPDVKMLVNEIIESLGFFHIVPQFVHCVRSTGSNSTRTIARIHGLGRLWQEVLNCPPAYVIEVISERFDNLSQDEKEKTLIHELLHIPKNFTGGFRPHKGYISRKTIEVLHKRLENKRADKILDHNE; encoded by the coding sequence TTGACGATCAGATATCGCGATGCTCCAGATGTAAAGATGCTCGTGAATGAGATAATTGAGAGCTTGGGCTTTTTTCATATAGTGCCCCAATTTGTTCATTGCGTTAGAAGTACTGGATCAAACTCAACAAGAACTATTGCACGAATTCATGGGTTAGGAAGACTTTGGCAGGAGGTGCTTAATTGTCCACCAGCATATGTTATTGAGGTAATATCTGAAAGATTTGACAATCTCAGTCAAGACGAGAAGGAGAAGACCCTAATACATGAGCTTCTCCATATACCGAAAAACTTCACTGGCGGTTTCCGGCCACATAAAGGATACATTAGCCGAAAAACAATAGAAGTACTTCATAAGAGATTAGAGAATAAAAGGGCTGATAAAATCTTGGATCATAACGAATAA
- a CDS encoding alkaline phosphatase family protein translates to MKLIYVVIDGLGDLPLKVLDNQTPLEYAETPNLDFLASIGKVGLMYSVRKGIAPESDVAVISILGYDPYRYHVGRGPLEAVGAGLKMMDGDLALRCNFATLGNDRRIIDRRVGRNLTTEEASHLSEAVNKNVSLTSHSAEFEFKNTLGHRGVLVIRSKTMPLSGNITNTDPAYLKVGGIGIAKKDVEPFLEDCRPLDESESSKVSAQLVNEFTWKSHEVLENHPVNMRRSSNGMLKANVILSRDAGAELPKFFDINAHYKVRFACLADMPVERGIAKLAGMHLIEIPPPSGNIKDDCILRAGKLLSAISNYDCFYIHLKGPDEPGHDGDYKRKIQVIADIDRYFFGRVLENVRLQETLFCVTADHSTPCEQMSHTDDPVPVLIAGGKIHPDSAKKFSEKECKNGSLGIIESGNLLMPLLMKLLKE, encoded by the coding sequence GGTAAAGTAGGCCTAATGTATAGTGTCAGAAAAGGAATTGCTCCCGAAAGCGATGTTGCCGTAATCTCAATTCTCGGATATGACCCATATAGGTATCATGTTGGAAGGGGACCATTGGAAGCTGTTGGGGCAGGTTTGAAAATGATGGATGGTGACCTTGCCTTAAGATGCAATTTTGCAACATTAGGCAATGATCGAAGGATAATCGATCGAAGGGTTGGAAGAAATCTGACGACGGAGGAGGCTTCTCATCTATCGGAAGCCGTAAATAAAAATGTCAGTCTAACATCCCATTCTGCGGAGTTCGAGTTCAAAAATACATTAGGGCATAGAGGCGTCCTAGTTATTCGAAGCAAAACAATGCCTCTATCCGGGAACATAACTAATACAGATCCAGCATACCTAAAGGTTGGTGGGATAGGCATAGCTAAAAAGGACGTTGAACCCTTCCTAGAAGACTGTCGACCGCTTGATGAGAGCGAATCATCTAAGGTATCTGCACAGTTAGTTAATGAATTTACCTGGAAGAGCCATGAAGTCTTGGAGAATCATCCGGTAAATATGAGAAGATCCTCAAATGGGATGCTCAAGGCAAATGTGATATTATCAAGAGATGCGGGTGCTGAATTACCCAAGTTCTTTGATATTAATGCGCATTATAAAGTTAGATTCGCGTGTTTAGCGGATATGCCAGTGGAGAGGGGAATTGCGAAGCTTGCCGGCATGCATCTTATCGAAATACCCCCGCCTTCAGGCAATATCAAGGATGACTGCATTTTACGGGCAGGTAAGCTTCTCTCCGCCATCTCGAATTATGACTGCTTCTACATTCATCTTAAAGGACCGGATGAGCCTGGACATGACGGCGACTATAAAAGGAAAATCCAAGTCATAGCGGATATAGATAGGTACTTTTTTGGAAGAGTACTTGAGAATGTGAGGTTGCAAGAGACTCTGTTCTGTGTGACAGCGGACCATTCCACCCCATGCGAGCAAATGTCCCATACCGATGATCCTGTCCCCGTCCTCATTGCTGGCGGAAAGATTCATCCTGACAGTGCTAAAAAATTCTCTGAAAAGGAATGTAAAAACGGAAGTCTAGGGATTATTGAGTCAGGGAACTTGCTTATGCCTCTACTTATGAAACTACTTAAAGAATGA